A genomic region of Leptolyngbya sp. NIES-2104 contains the following coding sequences:
- a CDS encoding TatA/E family twin arginine-targeting protein translocase, translated as MNFFGIGLPEMVLILVVALLVFGPKKLPEIGRSMGKAIRSFQDASKEFENEFKREADKLTETTPQPMEATLEEKPTLAPAEQDQDTEEPITATTIEKE; from the coding sequence ATGAACTTTTTCGGAATTGGTTTACCCGAAATGGTCTTGATTCTGGTGGTTGCGCTGCTGGTGTTTGGTCCGAAGAAACTTCCTGAAATCGGGCGCAGCATGGGTAAAGCAATTCGTAGTTTCCAAGATGCTTCTAAAGAGTTTGAGAACGAATTCAAACGCGAAGCGGATAAATTGACGGAGACAACACCGCAGCCGATGGAAGCGACGTTAGAAGAAAAACCGACATTAGCACCCGCGGAACAGGATCAAGACACCGAAGAACCGATCACCGCAACGACGATCGAGAAAGAATAG
- the pth gene encoding aminoacyl-tRNA hydrolase has product MPEAPVIPQLIVGLGNPGSKYENTRHNIGFLAVDRLSKLWQINLSEAKKFQGIFGEGMSPAGKIRLLKPTTYMNLSGQSIRAVIDWYKIPPESVMVIYDDMDLPVGRLRIRLSGSAGGQNGMKSAIAHLGTQNFPRLRIGIGSAKASEKDAVSHVLGTFAPQEKPVIDEVLDLTVSAIELSLKQGVEKAMSLYNNRNVEPKSES; this is encoded by the coding sequence ATGCCCGAAGCACCCGTTATTCCTCAGTTGATTGTCGGTTTGGGAAATCCCGGCAGCAAATACGAAAATACTCGTCATAACATCGGATTTCTCGCAGTCGATCGCTTGTCAAAACTTTGGCAAATTAACCTTTCTGAAGCCAAGAAGTTTCAGGGAATTTTCGGAGAAGGCATGAGTCCGGCGGGTAAGATTCGCTTGCTCAAACCGACAACTTATATGAATTTGTCTGGGCAATCGATTCGGGCTGTGATCGATTGGTACAAGATTCCGCCCGAATCGGTGATGGTGATTTATGACGATATGGATTTGCCCGTCGGACGTTTGCGAATTCGATTATCTGGCTCAGCCGGTGGGCAGAATGGCATGAAATCCGCGATCGCACATCTCGGAACACAGAATTTTCCCCGATTGCGAATCGGGATCGGAAGCGCCAAAGCCAGCGAGAAAGATGCGGTATCTCATGTATTAGGCACGTTTGCGCCGCAGGAAAAGCCTGTGATTGATGAAGTGCTCGACTTGACCGTAAGCGCGATCGAACTCAGTCTGAAGCAGGGGGTTGAAAAAGCGATGAGTCTTTATAACAATCGAAACGTAGAGCCGAAGTCTGAATCGTGA
- a CDS encoding DUF3146 family protein encodes MVSKRLPETTAHVRILRQSWQQGSIEGEVRANEYEWQFHWHFRRGLLSIQPSLGRALIKEPLGRFLEAKDYQLEPGGDYSFTIRADL; translated from the coding sequence ATCGTGAGCAAACGTTTACCAGAAACTACTGCCCATGTCCGCATTCTCCGTCAGTCCTGGCAGCAGGGCAGCATCGAAGGAGAAGTGCGGGCGAATGAGTATGAGTGGCAGTTTCACTGGCATTTTCGACGCGGATTATTAAGCATTCAGCCGTCTTTGGGGCGGGCGTTGATCAAGGAACCGCTGGGACGATTTCTTGAGGCGAAGGACTATCAGCTTGAACCGGGTGGAGATTATTCCTTTACGATTCGGGCGGATTTGTAA
- the pyk gene encoding pyruvate kinase: protein MPLPSSHRRTKIVATIGPATSSPDVLRDLIEAGATTLRLNFSHGTHDDHLRSIRLIRQVSFELNQPVAILQDLQGPKIRLGRFENGSIILNKGDRFTLTSRPVPGNQEMSSVTYDLLSEEVPEGATILLDDGRVEMKVEEIDRATKSLHCRVVVGGPLSNNKGVNFPGVYLSIKALTDKDRKDLVFGLDQGVDWVALSFVRNPQDVLEIKELISSAGKSVPVIVKIEKHEAIEQMEAILSISDGAMVARGDLGVELPAEDVPILQKRLIKTANRLGIPVITATQMLDSMVHSPRPTRAEISDVANAILDGTDAVMLSNETAVGKYPIEAVSQMASIAVRIEQEHSKQLLENNGRSIPNAISQAVGNIAVQLDASAIMSLTKTGATARNVSKFRPRTPILAITPHVDVARQLQLVWGVKPLLVLDLPSTGQTFQAALNVAQEKGLVSEGDLVVLTAGTLQGVAGSTDLIKVEVVTAVRGKGVGIGQGSVSGRARLASTLKEIRQFHSGEILVAPSTNAEHIDAIRKAAGIVTEDSSLTSHAAVIGLRLGIPVLVGVKNATGVIRDGEIVTLDMQRGLVYSGSSGANQTDAALSV, encoded by the coding sequence ATGCCACTGCCATCTTCTCACCGTCGCACGAAAATTGTTGCCACGATCGGACCTGCTACGAGCAGCCCGGATGTCTTGCGCGATCTCATCGAAGCAGGGGCAACCACGCTACGCCTGAATTTCTCTCACGGCACCCACGATGATCATCTCCGCAGCATTCGTCTGATTCGCCAAGTCTCGTTTGAACTCAATCAACCCGTCGCAATTTTGCAGGATTTACAAGGTCCAAAAATTCGTTTGGGACGCTTCGAGAACGGCTCGATTATTTTAAATAAAGGCGATCGCTTTACGCTCACAAGCCGCCCTGTTCCCGGAAATCAAGAGATGAGTTCGGTCACTTATGATCTGCTTTCCGAAGAAGTGCCCGAAGGTGCGACGATTCTGCTCGATGATGGCAGAGTAGAAATGAAGGTCGAAGAAATCGATCGGGCGACGAAATCGCTCCATTGCCGGGTCGTCGTTGGAGGTCCGCTCTCGAACAATAAAGGGGTAAACTTCCCCGGTGTTTATCTATCGATCAAAGCTCTCACCGACAAAGACCGTAAAGATTTGGTCTTCGGACTCGATCAAGGTGTCGATTGGGTTGCTCTCAGCTTTGTCCGCAATCCTCAAGACGTTTTAGAGATTAAAGAACTGATTTCGAGTGCTGGAAAGTCGGTTCCGGTGATCGTCAAAATCGAGAAGCACGAAGCGATCGAACAAATGGAAGCGATTCTATCGATTTCCGATGGCGCGATGGTGGCGCGTGGCGATCTCGGTGTGGAACTGCCTGCCGAAGATGTGCCAATTCTGCAAAAACGACTAATCAAAACCGCGAATCGTCTTGGAATTCCGGTCATTACCGCAACTCAGATGCTCGATAGTATGGTGCACAGTCCGCGCCCCACTCGTGCAGAAATTTCCGATGTGGCAAACGCGATTTTAGATGGCACCGATGCGGTGATGCTGTCGAATGAAACAGCAGTCGGGAAATATCCGATCGAAGCCGTTTCGCAAATGGCATCGATCGCGGTTCGGATCGAGCAGGAACATTCCAAGCAACTGCTGGAAAATAATGGTCGATCGATTCCAAATGCGATCAGTCAAGCGGTCGGAAACATTGCCGTTCAACTTGATGCTTCTGCAATTATGTCGCTGACGAAAACCGGAGCGACTGCCCGTAACGTGTCGAAATTCCGTCCAAGAACTCCGATTCTGGCAATTACGCCGCACGTCGATGTTGCCCGCCAGCTTCAACTCGTATGGGGTGTGAAACCGCTCTTAGTTTTGGATCTGCCATCTACAGGTCAGACCTTCCAAGCCGCGCTGAATGTTGCACAAGAAAAAGGCTTAGTTTCTGAAGGCGATCTTGTGGTCTTAACGGCTGGAACACTTCAAGGGGTTGCAGGTTCAACAGACTTGATCAAAGTAGAAGTAGTGACTGCGGTTCGTGGAAAGGGTGTGGGGATCGGTCAAGGGTCAGTGAGCGGTCGGGCAAGACTCGCTTCGACATTGAAAGAAATTCGTCAATTCCATTCGGGCGAAATCCTCGTTGCGCCGAGTACGAATGCAGAACATATTGACGCGATTCGCAAGGCAGCGGGGATCGTGACTGAAGATAGCAGTCTAACGAGTCATGCGGCAGTGATTGGTCTTCGGTTAGGAATTCCCGTGCTGGTTGGTGTGAAAAATGCCACGGGTGTGATTCGCGATGGTGAGATTGTGACACTCGATATGCAGCGAGGATTGGTTTACTCTGGCAGCAGCGGAGCCAATCAAACCGATGCGGCATTGTCTGTGTAA